Proteins encoded in a region of the Desulfovermiculus halophilus DSM 18834 genome:
- a CDS encoding IS1182 family transposase, protein MSNRFRQVDRETLFLLPPSMDDWLPKEHLARFIVEIVAQLDLTAIKAAYAGRGSKAHHPETLLALLFYGYATGVFSSRKLERATYDSVAFRYIAANDHPDHDTIATFRKRFLPELTPLFVQILLIAREMGFLKLGKVSLDGTKIKANASKHRALSWKHACKLEAQLKAEVEELLRHAEEADRSDLPDGLDIPAELARREERLTAIAQAKAEIERRAAERYAEEQAAHEKKLAERQAKEQKSGKKARGKQPKPPVDGPRNKDQVNLTDEESRIMPVAGGGFEQCYNAQASVDVETMLIIEGHLSQNPNDKLEIKPAVEALDALPESLGTIDTLLADAGYYSETNVGHCLRHEILPYISDSRDTHNPTLKERFAAPGPLPEKADAVTKMRHRLKTPDGRALYAKRKCTVEPVFGIIKAVMGFRQFLLRGVECARGEWDLVCMAWNLKRLHALAA, encoded by the coding sequence ATGAGTAACAGGTTCCGTCAGGTGGATCGGGAGACACTCTTCCTGCTGCCACCATCCATGGATGATTGGTTGCCAAAAGAACATCTGGCCCGTTTCATCGTCGAGATCGTTGCGCAGCTTGACCTTACCGCAATCAAGGCTGCTTATGCCGGTCGTGGCTCCAAGGCCCACCATCCGGAGACGTTGCTGGCCTTGTTGTTCTATGGCTATGCCACTGGTGTCTTCTCCAGCCGCAAGCTGGAACGGGCGACTTACGACTCGGTGGCTTTTCGCTACATTGCTGCCAATGACCATCCTGACCACGATACAATCGCCACCTTTCGCAAGCGCTTTTTGCCCGAGTTGACTCCGCTCTTCGTCCAGATTCTGCTCATCGCCCGGGAAATGGGCTTTTTGAAGTTGGGCAAAGTCAGCCTCGACGGAACCAAGATCAAGGCCAACGCGTCCAAACACCGGGCTTTGAGCTGGAAGCATGCCTGTAAGCTCGAAGCCCAACTCAAGGCCGAGGTCGAAGAACTGCTACGCCATGCCGAAGAAGCTGATCGCTCCGATCTGCCCGACGGTCTGGATATCCCCGCCGAACTGGCTCGCCGCGAAGAGCGACTGACGGCCATTGCCCAAGCGAAAGCTGAGATCGAGCGGCGGGCTGCCGAGCGGTACGCCGAAGAACAAGCGGCCCACGAGAAGAAACTTGCCGAGCGACAGGCCAAGGAGCAAAAGAGCGGCAAGAAAGCCCGTGGCAAACAGCCTAAACCACCTGTCGATGGTCCCCGAAACAAAGATCAGGTCAACCTCACCGATGAAGAATCCCGCATCATGCCTGTCGCCGGTGGCGGCTTCGAGCAATGTTACAACGCTCAGGCCAGCGTGGATGTCGAGACCATGCTGATCATCGAAGGGCATCTCAGCCAGAATCCCAACGACAAGCTGGAAATTAAACCGGCAGTTGAGGCTTTAGATGCCTTGCCGGAAAGTCTGGGTACCATTGATACCTTGCTGGCTGATGCCGGTTACTACAGTGAAACCAATGTCGGTCACTGCTTGAGGCACGAGATACTGCCATATATCAGCGATAGCCGCGATACCCACAACCCGACTCTCAAAGAGCGCTTCGCTGCTCCGGGCCCGTTACCCGAGAAGGCCGATGCCGTCACCAAAATGAGGCACCGGCTGAAGACCCCAGACGGCCGAGCCCTTTACGCCAAACGAAAATGCACCGTTGAACCGGTCTTCGGCATCATCAAGGCGGTCATGGGCTTCCGGCAGTTCCTGCTCCGAGGGGTGGAGTGCGCCCGCGGAGAATGGGATCTGGTCTGCATGGCCTGGAATCTGAAAAGGTTGCATGCCCTGGCAGCCTAA
- a CDS encoding DUF3322 domain-containing protein, with product MRWTTSADLKTQVQKLWDRGLLLASVAGEESLFPRRLTLKGPDSRELSERFPEVRDWIAQLSSAAGPYRIEWRSVNHRVLGNNEIPAAIWIDQLSDALGLLGKRRAADQFAALVELTRDKQPELLPWLTRRPLRALELAEDWPRLLDIVGWLAKHPRPAIYLRQIDLPGVHTKLVERHRSVLAELLDLVLPEDSIDRNHTGVGGFCRRYGFLDKPSRVRFRMLDSNVRLLPVEADQDITLTQAAFASLVLPVSKVFITENEINFLAFPAVPDAMVIFGAGYGFDSLAAASWLHEKEIYYWGDIDTHGFAILNQLRGFLPHVVSFLMDLQTLHAHRTLWGVETQPETGTLTRLNSEESALFDQLRQNHWGERVRLEQERIGFNFLRDVLQGL from the coding sequence ATGAGGTGGACGACCTCGGCTGATCTCAAAACTCAGGTGCAAAAGCTTTGGGATCGCGGTTTGCTGCTCGCCTCAGTGGCTGGCGAAGAGTCGCTCTTCCCTCGGCGTCTGACCCTCAAAGGCCCTGACTCCCGTGAACTGAGCGAACGGTTTCCCGAGGTGCGGGATTGGATCGCCCAATTGTCCTCAGCCGCCGGTCCCTATCGAATTGAATGGCGCAGCGTCAACCATCGCGTTCTTGGAAACAATGAAATCCCGGCGGCAATCTGGATCGACCAGCTTTCGGACGCTCTTGGACTTCTCGGTAAACGCCGGGCAGCAGATCAGTTTGCTGCGCTGGTTGAACTGACCAGAGACAAACAGCCTGAATTGCTCCCCTGGCTGACAAGGCGGCCGCTACGTGCCTTGGAGTTGGCCGAAGACTGGCCGCGATTATTGGATATTGTCGGCTGGTTGGCGAAACATCCCCGCCCCGCGATTTATCTGCGTCAGATCGATCTGCCGGGTGTCCATACCAAGTTGGTTGAAAGGCATCGCAGCGTTCTGGCGGAATTGCTCGATCTCGTGCTGCCGGAGGATTCTATTGATAGGAATCACACGGGCGTCGGCGGGTTCTGTCGTCGTTATGGTTTTCTGGATAAACCGTCACGGGTGCGTTTTCGGATGCTGGACTCGAATGTCCGGCTGCTGCCAGTGGAAGCCGATCAGGATATCACCCTGACACAGGCAGCCTTCGCTTCACTTGTTTTGCCGGTATCGAAAGTGTTCATCACTGAAAATGAGATCAATTTCCTGGCTTTTCCGGCTGTCCCTGATGCGATGGTGATCTTTGGGGCGGGATACGGATTTGACAGTCTCGCAGCCGCATCCTGGCTGCACGAAAAGGAAATCTACTATTGGGGGGACATCGATACCCACGGTTTTGCTATTCTCAATCAATTGCGCGGGTTCTTGCCTCATGTCGTGTCTTTTCTCATGGACCTGCAGACACTCCATGCCCACAGGACACTCTGGGGAGTTGAAACGCAGCCTGAAACAGGAACTCTTACGCGGTTGAACTCCGAGGAAAGCGCTCTTTTTGATCAGTTGCGCCAGAACCATTGGGGGGAGCGAGTTCGCCTCGAGCAGGAGAGGATTGGGTTTAACTTTCTGCGTGATGTTCTCCAGGGGCTATGA
- a CDS encoding M48 family metallopeptidase: protein MNTDRHQIMIRGIPVDIVRKDIKNLHVGVYPPGGRVRVAAPGHMDNEAIRVAVVSRLGWIKRQRSRFASQERQSQREMITGESHYFQGRRYRLAVIQTPGRASVRVANNSTMELRVRPDMEPDKRLAVLERWYRRQLKEQLPGLVAKWEPVIGVTVGQWRIRKMKTRWGSCNAQARRIWLNLELAKKPPGCLEYILVHEMVHLLERQHSERFAKLMDRFMPDWRLRKDELNQAPLGHEEWGY from the coding sequence ATGAATACTGACAGGCATCAAATTATGATCCGGGGCATCCCGGTGGATATTGTGCGCAAGGACATCAAAAATTTGCATGTGGGCGTGTATCCGCCCGGGGGCAGAGTCAGGGTGGCTGCTCCCGGACACATGGACAATGAGGCCATCCGTGTGGCCGTGGTCTCCAGGCTGGGCTGGATCAAGCGCCAGCGATCCAGGTTCGCCAGCCAGGAACGACAATCCCAGCGGGAGATGATCACCGGAGAGAGCCACTACTTCCAGGGCCGCAGGTACAGGCTGGCTGTAATTCAAACCCCGGGAAGGGCCTCTGTGCGGGTGGCCAATAATTCTACCATGGAGCTCCGGGTCCGGCCGGATATGGAGCCGGACAAACGCCTGGCGGTTTTGGAGAGGTGGTACCGACGGCAGCTCAAAGAGCAGCTCCCGGGCCTAGTGGCCAAATGGGAGCCGGTGATCGGCGTGACGGTGGGGCAGTGGCGGATCAGGAAGATGAAGACCCGCTGGGGAAGCTGCAATGCCCAGGCCCGGCGGATCTGGCTCAACCTGGAGCTAGCCAAAAAACCGCCCGGGTGTCTGGAGTACATCCTGGTCCATGAGATGGTCCACCTTCTGGAAAGACAACACAGTGAGCGGTTTGCAAAGCTCATGGATCGGTTCATGCCCGATTGGCGGCTGCGGAAGGATGAGCTGAATCAGGCCCCGCTCGGGCATGAGGAGTGGGGGTATTGA
- a CDS encoding calcium/sodium antiporter — MPLAFIAVIFGLALLVWSADRFVEGSASTARHFGMPPLLIGMVIVGFGTSAPEMVVSALAASQGNPGIALGNAYGSNITNIALILGVTALISPIAVHSQVLRRELPILTVVTALAAWQLWDGKITRLDANVLLTVFGGLMAWTIWQGLRKKEDALGSEMEQELDVRAMPIRRAVFWLVVGLALLIVSSRILVWGAVEIAHGFGVSDLIIGLTIVAVGTSLPELASSIIAARKGEHDIALGNILGSNLFNTLAVVGIAGTIHPLAVGPEVFNRDMLVMAALTLSLFVIGYGFRGPGRINRVEGAVLLVCYVGYTAYLISTVFGGQA, encoded by the coding sequence ATGCCCCTTGCCTTTATTGCCGTAATCTTTGGTTTGGCGCTTCTTGTCTGGAGCGCTGACCGCTTTGTGGAGGGATCGGCCTCCACCGCTCGCCATTTCGGCATGCCGCCGCTCTTGATCGGCATGGTGATTGTTGGGTTCGGTACATCTGCGCCGGAGATGGTGGTGTCGGCACTGGCCGCCTCGCAGGGCAATCCGGGCATCGCGCTGGGGAACGCCTACGGCTCGAACATCACCAACATCGCCCTGATCCTGGGGGTGACGGCCTTGATCAGCCCCATCGCCGTCCATTCGCAGGTTCTGCGCAGGGAACTGCCCATCCTCACGGTGGTGACCGCCCTGGCGGCCTGGCAACTCTGGGATGGCAAAATCACCCGGCTTGATGCCAACGTGTTGCTGACCGTGTTCGGCGGCCTGATGGCCTGGACCATCTGGCAGGGGTTGCGGAAAAAGGAGGATGCGCTGGGAAGCGAGATGGAGCAGGAACTGGACGTTCGCGCCATGCCCATCCGCCGTGCGGTCTTCTGGCTGGTGGTGGGGCTGGCGCTTTTGATTGTCAGCTCCCGCATCCTGGTCTGGGGCGCGGTGGAAATTGCTCACGGATTCGGTGTCAGCGACCTGATCATCGGCCTGACCATCGTCGCGGTGGGAACCTCGCTGCCGGAACTGGCTTCATCAATCATTGCAGCCAGGAAGGGCGAACACGATATCGCTCTCGGTAATATCCTCGGCTCCAACCTGTTCAACACCCTGGCGGTGGTGGGGATCGCCGGTACGATTCATCCGCTGGCGGTGGGGCCGGAAGTCTTCAATAGGGACATGCTGGTCATGGCCGCGCTGACCCTGTCGCTATTCGTGATCGGCTATGGATTCCGGGGACCGGGGCGTATCAACCGCGTCGAGGGCGCGGTGCTGCTGGTCTGTTACGTGGGCTATACGGCCTACCTGATCAGCACGGTTTTCGGCGGGCAGGCATAG